One Oryza brachyantha chromosome 3, ObraRS2, whole genome shotgun sequence DNA segment encodes these proteins:
- the LOC102710101 gene encoding strigolactone esterase D14 translates to MLRSTHPPSSPSSGSSGGGGGGSSAPASPSSSSSEKKMVGGGGGSGSAAPSGAKLLQILNVRVVGSGERVVVLSHGFGTDQSAWSRVLPYLTRDHRVVLYDLVCAGSVNPDHFDFRRYDNLDAYVDDLLAILNALRIPRCAFVGHSVSAMIGILASIRRPELFAKLILIGASPRFLNDSDYHGGFELEEIQQVFDAMGANYSAWATGYAPLAVGADVPAAVQEFSRTLFNMRPDISLHVCQTVFKTDLRGVLGMVRSPCVVVQTTRDVSVPASVAAYLKANLGGRTTVEFLQTEGHLPHLSAPSLLAQVLRRALVRF, encoded by the exons ATGCTGCGATCGACGCATCCGCCCAGTAGCCCGAGCagtggcagcagcggcggcggcggcggggggtcgtcggcgccggcgtcgccgtcgtcgtccagctcggagaagaagatggtcgggggagggggagggagcgggtcggcggcgccgagcgggGCGAAGCTGCTGCAGATCCTGAACGTGCGGGTGGTGGGCAGCGGCGAGCGGGTGGTGGTGCTGTCGCACGGCTTCGGGACGGACCAGTCGGCGTGGAGCCGCGTGCTGCCGTACCTCACCCGCGACCACCGCGTCGTGCTCTACGACCTCGTCTGCGCCGGCAGCGTCAACCCGGACCACTTCGACTTCCGCCGCTACGACAACCTCGACGCCTACGTCGACGACCTGCTCGCCATCCTCAACGCCCTCCGCATCCCTCGCTGCGCCTTCGTCGGCCACTCCGTCTCCGCCATGATCGGCATCCTCGCCTCCATCCGTCGCCCCGAGCTCTTCGCCAAGCTCATCCTCATCGGCGCCTCGCCCCG GTTCTTGAACGACAGCGACTACCACGGAGGGTTCGAGCTGGAGGAGATACAGCAGGTGTTCGACGCGATGGGGGCGAACTACTCGGCATGGGCGACGGGGTACGCGCCGCTGGCGGTGGGCGCGGacgtgccggcggcggtgcaggAGTTCAGCCGCACCCTCTTCAACATGCGCCCGGACATCTCCCTCCACGTCTGCCAGACCGTCTTCAAGACCGACCTCCGCGGCGTCCTCGGCATGGTGCGCTCCCCCTGCGTCGTCGTCCAGACCACCCGCGACGTCTCCGTcccggcctccgtcgctgcctACCTCAAGGCCAACCTCGGCGGCCGCACCACCGTCGAGTTCCTGCAGACGGAGGGCCACCTCCCCCACCTCAGCGCCCCCAGCCTCCTCGCCCAGGtgctccgccgcgcgctcgtCCGGTTCTAA